In the Malaclemys terrapin pileata isolate rMalTer1 chromosome 3, rMalTer1.hap1, whole genome shotgun sequence genome, GCCCTACAGCATGGTCAGATCTGTGGAGAACTGCTGGTATTTTGGGCTCACATTCTGCAAAGTCCACTATAGTTTTGATGTGATGCTCTGTGTAACTTCTATCTTCCATCTTTGTTCCATTGCTGTTGATCGCTTTTATGCTATCTGTTACCCACTGCATTATTCTAGCAAAGTAACCATCTCTGTGATAAAGCGAATGCTAGCAGTTTGTTGGTCAGTACCAGCTGCTTTTGTTTTAGGGGTGTCTTTCTCAGAAGCATATGCTTCTGGAATAGAGGGCTATCAGATTTTAGATGTATGCTCTAGTTCCTGTCtagttatagttaataaattatgGGGAACAGTTTTGTTCACAGTTGGCTTCTTTACTCCTTGCTGTATTATGCTAGGAATTTATGTCAAAATTTTTTTAGTATCCAAAAAGCATGAACGTCTTATAAGCAGCATGCCTGAAAATGCAAATCACAAAAAGCCAAATCAACTTTCCAAGAATAAAGACAGGAAGGCTGCTAAGACACTGAGTATAGTCATGGGGGTGTTCCTAATATGCTGGTTTCCATGTTTCTTCACAGTTTTAATTGACccatttttaaatttctcttctCCTGCACTGTTGTTTGATGCCTTAACATGGTGTGGCTATTTTAATTCTACCTGTAATCCATTAATATATGGTTTTTTCTACCCATGGTTTCGAAAAGCACTGAGATACATATTAGGTAAAATATTCCAGACACACTTCTATACAGCTAGTCTGTTTCCTGAAAATCAATAATGTGTCTGGTTATAACAAATGAATCCAGTGGTGATTTTCAGTTAAAAAGCGGGCATTGTTTTGTTGAATATTATAGTGTAAAATTAAAGATGTCTTATTCATCTTTCATAATTATTATTACAGAATGCTATCATCTAATAGTTTTCACTGATTATCTCCCAACAGTATGAGTGGCAATACAGAGTGAATGATTATGTTTAAGTAAGCTCTTAGCAGAAAATGTCAGTACCTGTCTCTCATAATTCAGTAATATATACAcatctacctcaatataacgctgtcctcgtgagcactgctttaccgcgttatatcagaatttgtgttatatcaggtcgcgttgtatcggggtagaggtgtgtgtatata is a window encoding:
- the LOC128834259 gene encoding trace amine-associated receptor 2-like, which produces MAVTDFLLGLTVMPYSMVRSVENCWYFGLTFCKVHYSFDVMLCVTSIFHLCSIAVDRFYAICYPLHYSSKVTISVIKRMLAVCWSVPAAFVLGVSFSEAYASGIEGYQILDVCSSSCLVIVNKLWGTVLFTVGFFTPCCIMLGIYVKIFLVSKKHERLISSMPENANHKKPNQLSKNKDRKAAKTLSIVMGVFLICWFPCFFTVLIDPFLNFSSPALLFDALTWCGYFNSTCNPLIYGFFYPWFRKALRYILGKIFQTHFYTASLFPENQ